The nucleotide sequence ATGTCACAATGGGGTAACACAATCTCGTTCTGTATCTGCAACTTCTTTCTATGTTTCCTTCCACATCACTTGGTTGACAAAAAACTTTCTATGTATAGGGACATGGAGAAAGAAAATGACAAGCTGCAGGATGAGTTTACATCAACATTCTCCACAATGGATGCTAACTTTGTCACTAGGACTAATGAACTTCACGCAGCTGTTAATGGTAACAACACTAATACCTTTCTACCTAAGCCAGGCTTTGTCCCTTTCTTACTCAAAAAAGCGTACTAATCTATGGTTTTACAGACTCGTTGATGCAAGACCGTGAGAACAAAGAAGCAACGGATGCTATAGTGGAGACTTCCATGAAGCAGGTCACGTTATTGCAAGAGAAGCATGGACAAGGTGTATCAAACATTAGAGAGAAAGCAGAACAGTCTCTCATAAAAGACTATCAGGTACAGAACATTAAGAATTGTATAGTGTGATGATATCTATGACTAGATATGTAACAGTTATGTTTTGTAATGTAATGGCCAGGTTGATCAGCGCAAGAACGAAACGCCAAAGAAACTACCCATAACTGTGCCGAGCTTGGCGTCCATTGAGGAGATGAGGACTTTGCTGCCGAAGAATATTCTCGGTGAGGACGACACAAGCATGGAGAAGAGATCAAGTAAACAGGGACAAGACGAAGCTAACAACAGAACTCCGTTCTTGGAAGTAAACATATGATTGATCAGACGAAAAGGTGCCCGTTTTGGGAGTTGAGTTCATCAACTGGATGAGTCTAAAAGAGTATGAGTGTGCAAAGGTTATAAATTGTAGTAGTACGCAAGGTTATGTTGTTCTGGATTAGTTTGTTGCATATGGACCGGTTAAATTTGGTTAATCTTCTCATCTGAATTAAaccaaatatgaaaaagaaaagtaaaaagagATCAAGAGAAACTAAAACACTCTCGACTTTGTTTGGTCTtcaagaaaacataataaagTCAAACTAAGcatatttatgtaatctacCACTTGATTTGCTTTGACGTGCTCATCTTTTATATACAACTAGGTGTGTACTCCATTTTTCAATAATCTTCATTCATCACATCCTAACTAACCATTGACTCTATGGAAACGGTCTTACTAATATTATCTTGACCTAATACGACCAAGGACAATATAATTTAGATAGCCTAACGCAGTAACAATAGTTATATCTTATTACTCACAACCATGAAATAAAACATATGCGGAAGCCTATTTATTTCAGTGGTTTGACTAATGACTTATTAATAGTTATGTATCAATAGATCTAGTTTCGAGTCCTATAGAAAGCGAATTTGGATTCATCTTATTTGCTCTTTTCACCAAACTCAGACGTTAGGACCGCAGCTGGAGAGGTCTATGAACACCACATATTTGGATTCATCTTAGAGAAAGAAGCATCTGAACTATATAGAAATTGTTAGCTGTTTATTGAAAGAATCATCTGTGCATGTATTATTTACATGTTGACCATATCATCTTCGTGCTAGTTGTTGTGCACTTGTCCGTGACAGTATGCACAAACAGAGTTGCCGCACAACATTTGCTGTCCATAAGCTCTTTATGATTTGCATATTCACTTTGCAATTAGGGAGCGTTATGCATATCTAGTCTCTAACAttgattcttttattttttgagcATCGAGACTGTGTGAAAAAAATGAGACCCAAAGGATAAATTAATCAACAATTCCGTCATTAGTGACGTactcaatatttaaaatacagaagcctttaaaaatatttaaaatacagaGAGGATGGTCTTTTTTTTCGAGAGAGGGAGGATGTTCTTGACTATCTCCAAAAGCCCTTATCATCTAGATGGACTATGTATTAATAATACAttgtattatttgtatttgtattctATGGCTTTAAGTTGGTCTCCAGTCTCCAGTGCATGTGTTTAACAAAGtcaattaaataaaatgaattttctcTTCATAGTTATGATTGAATTTGACTTTGATTCTGATAAAAGGAACTTTTAagattaattgtttttggatgacagttttttttctttaaccaTTGTATGTTATATGGGTTATACGTGACGGCTGTTACTTTCCAATGATTACCGAAATTAggttataatttatagtatataAGATGGTTAGGTGATATTAAATTAAATGACGGTGGCAAGCAAGTCCTGGATCTATACTGTGTTGTATACATTTGTTGACTATGCTTCTTTTTAGTTTGATTAACATATTTGTTTAGCAATAGAAGTTTCGGAGATGCAAGAAATTTAGTGGTGTGCAATACATGAAAAGACAATATTCCCCTTTTTAGTCAAACCCATGTGGGTATCCTTTGCGTTCGGTGGTGGAAGGGCGAAATTGAAAATGTCAATTTTTGTCCCAAGTCAAACAATCAGTGCTACTTGTTGTTAGAATATTAGTTTAGACGACTTGTTTTGTTCAAACTACAAGAAATTCAAACCTTTAGGTATTTGCTCTTATAAATATACATTACTCCTATGTTCTCAATTTTCATTACAAACTCTCTCAATTCATTGTGTGAACAAAGAAAACTATATCCTTAATTTACTTTGCTTTCTTGTTTCTCaaaatcttaccaaaaaaaaggaaaagataatATGATGAAGAGAGAACGATCTGAGTTCGAAGTGTCCATCAAGAATCTAGACATTGCTAAATGTCTAATGATACTGTCTCAAACCTCCTCCATGGTCAAACAGATTGGTGTGAATCAATATACCGAGACCAATACAAGTAACCGGTTCGAATGCAAAACGTGTAACAAGAGATTCTCTTCGTTTCAAGCCCTTGGTGGCCACCGGGCTAGCCATAAGAAGCCAAAGCTGACCGTTGACCAAAAGGTGGTGAAACAATATCTTACCAAAGACGGAACTCAAGCCCATGAGTGTACAATATGCGGTCAGAGTTTTGGGACCGGACAGGCTTTAGGCGGTCACATGAGACGGCATAGGTCAAGCATGATGGTGGAGCCATCGGAGCTCATCTCTCCTGTGATTCATAACATGCCGGTTCTGAAACGATGTagtagtagcaagagggttttGTCTTTGGATTTGAATTTAACTCCCTTAGAGAATGATCTTGAAATTCTTTTTGGGAAGACGTTTTTCCCCAACATAGATATGAAGTTTgttgtttagttttttctttgttctgtTCATCAATCATTTAGGTTATTGAAATTCTTTTGTACTGTTATTCTCCattcttttaattaaattatttcaaaCGTTATGTTCATTGTTGGTTGTCATGTATGAGAGAAAAAGCTATCTGAATAATTTCCATTCAAACAACGAGTATAACATGATCATTACTGGGCCAAAAGTTGGGCTCAACTCTGCCCAATACCTCAACAACTGTCCACTCAAATCATGATGATAAAATATTGATTTGTCACTCCACAAATTTGCTTACATGTTACTAATGAAATTCGCTTGTTTTAGGTTAAACCTTTCTTTCTGAAGAGTATTCCTCGTATTACTATACTTACAGGTCTTTCATAACCAAAAATGCATAATcttataaaacttcatattttctaAACCATCATGCATCTCTCTCTACAAACCACACAATAATGAAACCATGTTACACAAAACATAAAGTATACATATAAACGATCAGTTATACTACTAGTACTGTTAGATTATATCGGATCACCACCAAACTGAACTGGATTAGACAGTCCTGCGTATCGATACTAGTCAAAATCCAACGATTGATATTCGACACATCTCACAGAGATTATTAGTTGTTTTGCTGCAAGTTTACTAAGGTTTATCAAATTCTAATATCATTTTATTAGTTTCAAATCTATTtcaatatatgtgtgtgtgtccgtgtcttcTTTTAAGGGATTGAATTGGCAAAGGTCAGACTAAGTAAACTGtgaaaattttaccaaaaaaaaagttaactgTGAAAATGGACAAACTCAAGCATAGTCCAAGTGAACTTTCCAAATCCACACAAAGGATCTACATTTCTTAATTTCTAAGGACTGGACCTGGTTTGGTTTACCATCAAAATGAAGAATTTTGGTTTTGTCGTCTTcttttctaatatttatttacatgttgttaataaacaaatatcaactcgcccctaattatataagtagaaTGATAGTATTCAAAACATTACAATAATAGTACTCTAGTACCCAAGAAACAATAGAACTGTAATATAGTGGACTCTGTCTCCAAGCTTAAGTTTGCGTATTGAAGAAAGTAAGCGGTCTTCTATTTTAGCGTACACAACTAATTGTCTATTTTAGTgatcattatatataaaaagttattatAACATGTGATATCCACCACTTCTCATCAACCACTATCTTCACATGGTCCACATCTATAGTTTACAAAACATATTCATGCGAACGagtacaaatatataaaagacaaacatatatgtaatatatgcATGCGCGTCTTTAACCATGAAcattacttttataaaattGTAGAACATTCGATGTATCGAGttttgattctgaaaatttggAGACTGTCttttagcaaaaataaaataaaattggagACTGTATATGAACGTCTATATGTTGCATGGGACCCACAGGTTCAGCATATGTACGTCGATGTGGATCCATGCATTAACGTGGGCATTGGGTTCCTTTTCAAATAAATTAGAACGAGCTTAGGAATAATTGggaatatttcatatattagcatcatatatttatttcatatattaCTAATACATTAgtataatatatgaaatatttaccCTGGGGGGACATATAATTCCTAGATTATTTGACTGCGGATTAAATTCATGATGctaatatatgaaatattttttgagaaaattatatatgaaatatttacaATCATATTAGATAGTTAAACCAAGTACAACATAGCCAAACATGGATTCATCGTCCATGCAGCATATAATTAGTGAGATAACACACTTGTTTTCTCAGTATCTTATGCATAATGCATTATTTGGGAAGAGCATATTCTCCACGCTAATCTATCAAATGCTCGTTATTGCTCAACCCTATTGGATGTTAATGGGGGCAGTTTTGCGTGACcactaaaatttacaattttttaaaaaatcataaactagTTAGAAGAAAACAGAAATATATGATGCATGAAAATTACATTAAcgtgattatatatatatgggcaAACACATTCAACGTTGTGTATATCAACACGTATTAGTATCAACTAGTACACGGAATATCTCTTTTGTTTGAGCCAATCATTGGTTAGACATTCAATTAATTGGCTTacccaaataaaatatatgttttgactGTATTCTTCTGTAATTTGGGTCGGTGGTGGTGCTTTCCAACATTTTAGGACACTAGCATAGACGGAAATTAATCCCAAGTTCCCAACGAACCCGATGGTCCAAGTTCGATTAATTGTCTCCATTAAGTAGCGATcgtaagaaatattatttaattttattggtATAAATGGGATGTTGAGTCATCAAAAGAGTTAAACTAATGAGATCAATGTCATGTTCTTAATTATAATaccaaaatataatatgattagtATCAATATAGACTGTAGTGCTTAATTATGTTAATAATAAGAGATTTTAAACGCATTTTTGCGAAGGCCTGCAGTGCATGTGATTCTCGTGAATgagcaaactttttttttgtcaaccgtGAATGAGCAAACTAACAGTATATTATTCACGTCATTGCTTAGCTAATTATGATTAAGCAAATATTAAATGTTATATGTGATCTTCCCGGGACAATCGATATATACTGAGTGTAGGAAGGGCAGCTGCCCGccataaatttgtaaatttaatGTAGTTTTATGCAGATATTTGATGATGCCCTgtcaaaaatttaaacttataatGGTAATAATTAGAGTTGCATAGTTTTGCATATATAATCAAAAGCCCCGGAcaaaaataatttctatatCCGCCACTGCATATATAATTATCTACTTCCACATTTATGTTTGTGATATCTCTAGTGTATATGTGTTTATTATATAGGCTGTGTGGTGTATAAGGCTAAATGCTTTTCCATGCTAGAAACTTCTAAGAAAAGGATGAACTAGTTAGGCTCTTAAATTAATTGTTGTCAACCAGAAATTCTCTTAGTTAATTGTTAACACGAAAAACACGGCTAAATGGTTTTCAGATGGAAACTTCTAAGAATAATTTGGATTAAGAATTatattgtaattaattataacgaGAGAGATGTTAATCACGATATACGCAGACTAAAAGGGGCATAAACAAGAAGAGTGGGGTCACTAATTGCCTGCCAAAACTGCCCAAATGAGAGCACTTTCTAGGAGAGTAGCTAGGGGTACCAACTTCCCATCttcatacatttttttaaagGGCATCTTCATACAACATTACGATCCAAATCATTGATTTCTCAACTCTATCATCAAAATAAACattcataaattaattttattttgggaATAAGAATTTGAACATTTGAATGAGCTTCAAAAACAGCAAATCAAACTAAATAGAAGAATAAATTGTTCTTTAGAAAATCTAAAAGCGTTGGAAAATAGTATTAATAAGAGAGAGTATTACGAGTATGCATGTCTTTGGAATGATTAATCAGTTTGGCAATCATTTGCTAAACTTAATTTTCTAACCAGAACTACTATTCATTTACTTAGTTAGGAATCTAGGATAAACTAAACAATTTAttgatcaacaaaaaaaaaattattaacaattatttttgttttaaactcataaaaataaaaaaatatagaaagttATAAAAACACCAATGTCCTCAAGATCggaactatttttaaaatgtttcatGTAGAGGTGAGTTCCTGCATACCGCAATGAACCCACgttttttttactccaaaacaTGAACGAATGTATTGAAGAGATTCTTATGCTTTGcatattttgttttagaaaTGATAAATCATTCTTTGAAATGTTAATGAAGAAAACAAAGGTAGGAGTACTAATCACATTTGCGGGCAATAAGACAGGACAGTATGATAGACCAGTCAGGATCCGCTAAAACCCTAAGCAAACGTCTTTAATATTAAATCTCTCAAACAAGTGTGCatatataagtaaaattatAGTAAAATTGTATCATGTATACACAACTTTTGTCCTAATTAAATCAATACCCTAAATTCCACACCATAGTACCTTTGTTGATTGACACAAAACTTTTCCCAACATAAGTAGTTTACTAATTTCACCATTCTTTTTGGGTTTAAGCCAATTCattcaattatatatatctaGTATTTTGGTTGAAACTGGTTCATCAGAAAAATTGagcataaaactatatatagacacaagtatttgtatttaaatatagACACAAGTATTTTTACTTCTAGTTCTTTTATATATTCACATCATCCACATTGGCATGGTACCATTACAAATCTAATTTTTTCTGCAATATACTACCAATCATGACACTTTTACATTCTTCCAAGATCATCATTATTATTGATACATTCTCTcttttgtaaaatatagatCGGGCATGTGCATGATCTTTTTGGGGAACTTAGCTTTTAGAAAGTGAGCTAGTTAGAACACTTGATTGTACGCACTAATCACTAATCATATCATTTCAACTCAAATAATTGGATAACACTAAAGTTATGTAgccttttctgttttttttattcgCCGTTTGTAGATTAACTAACCTACCCCACTTTTCATTCTTCCACTCCATATCAAACGCTTATTGGCtcgatatttaataaatttaacatgTTATTCCCAATCATATTTTCATAGTATCGAGATTTGGttgatataagaaaataaaaatatagatttgttaaTGTCTTAAGAAATCTTGAGTATACCCATATCAGAAGTTGAGAGCAAGAATCGTTTAATAACCAATTGAG is from Brassica napus cultivar Da-Ae chromosome A4, Da-Ae, whole genome shotgun sequence and encodes:
- the LOC106450238 gene encoding zinc finger protein ZAT11, which codes for MMKRERSEFEVSIKNLDIAKCLMILSQTSSMVKQIGVNQYTETNTSNRFECKTCNKRFSSFQALGGHRASHKKPKLTVDQKVVKQYLTKDGTQAHECTICGQSFGTGQALGGHMRRHRSSMMVEPSELISPVIHNMPVLKRCSSSKRVLSLDLNLTPLENDLEILFGKTFFPNIDMKFVV